One region of Cinclus cinclus chromosome 1, bCinCin1.1, whole genome shotgun sequence genomic DNA includes:
- the NKTR gene encoding NK-tumor recognition protein isoform X2, with translation MGVQDRPQCFFEIEINREPVGRIMFQLFSDICPKTCKNFLCLCSGEKGIGKTTGKKLCYKGTTFHRVVKNFMIQGGDFSEGNGKGGESIYGGYFKDENFILKHDRAFLLSMANRGKHTNGSQFFITTKPAPHLDGVHVVFGLVISGFEVIEQIENLKTDTASRPYADVRVIDCGVLVTRSAKDALEKKKKVCSDSEASESSSSTSSSSESSSESEAENERSRRRKRRRRAKTKQSRKRRKEERKKEDPRCKRTSSQRRLSDKSDVADKVDLSTKRDKPVVRPEEIPPVPENRFLLRRDVPVVNVEPEPKLLDAAPVLTDQKPSVSKSGRKIKGRGTIRYHTPPRSRSCSESDEEESSETPPHWKEEMQRLRTYRAPSGEKWSKGDKLSDPCTSRWDERSASRRSRSWSHNGYADLSTVRYSSHHKKHRKEKKKVKHKKKSKRQKHFKKHKQTKRKKTSASSDVESSHSFHRRTKSSCDRERKTRSSSLSSRRSSRRDWSKSDKEDQSLSSSSSRGSRSYYRSRSRSRSKSRSYSRRSSRSRSASKSSRSRSRSRSSSNPRQQKTVPNSPRNISARLNDAKLTKTAEPVRAVVLPSDKVIVPPVVPENLPVIPLSDSPPPSRWKPGQKPWKPSYERIQEMKAKTTHLIPTQTNYNLVVVKEANTSSSYRKQERSSESDRSGYSKGRSDRSSESWPRSRSRSSRSRSYSRSYSRSRSPSSSRTKSPSSGRSPSPSKYRSDRSGYSESTSDYSLSDEDRRRSKRKSTSSDPKARDLKLRQETSSESTLPYKHPKDYDESSQGLKESDSLSSSDFSSDSERSAKAKAVQEKEGRFPSEGDAEKQDKNSLSSERGEEKAKGEQDSDHSKMKAAKEKCSEQPRGGAKTKRKSYSGSKWDSESNSERGEAKRNRGDSRPSSGKEEGEATSGSDTELNVTKRIKKQSNSSEAVLSSDCAWKTSKQLSSSESESSCSSSADTRGKSKKHKRGLKKTPKKSHSKKAKEKSKGKKEKKHKVQKRKEMFHWQPPLEFGEEEDDEINDKPVTKDDKKEKQLSRDIKDKKQVYEKDEIVTDKMGNGEKSCANENLLDKTTTCGASPDRSNLNKEPIETSTSAGILNSGINVAACKSEIKQAEENNQNGLEDVIQTDDNMEICTPDRNSPGKVDVDVLSPIVLTAKPLSAAVKKELQVETPEQDAVKLGNSIRDFINIKEEKETGRQENISAPVSGAKDCSFKNEISENTPSNMIDNKWKPLQGVGNLKPATISTATEVKNVVSVPEPKPAGLRIEIKAKNKVRPGSLFDEVRKTARLNRRPRNQESSSEEESPGRDDNSPSRSLSRSRSKSESKSRHRTRSMSYSHSRSRSRSSTYSYRSRSYSRSRSRGWYSRDRSRSRSSSYHSYKSRSRSYSRSRSRSSSYGHHSRSSRSYTYDSYYSRSRSRSKRSDSYRRSRSYDRRSRSYGSDSDSDRSYSNNRSPSESSRYS, from the exons ttGGTCGAATTATGTTTCAACTCTTCTCAGACATTTGTCCGAAGACTTGTAAAAACTTCCTTTGCTTGTGCTCGG GTGAAAAAGGAATTGGCAAAACAACTGGAAAGAAGCTGTGCTACAAAGGCACCACATTCCATCGTGTGGTTAAAAACTTCATGATTCAGGGTGGGGACTTCAGCGAAG GTAACGGAAAAGGAGGTGAATCTATTTATGGTGGCTATTTTAAAG aTGAAAACTTTATTCTCAAACATGACAGAGCGTTCCTTTTGTCAATGGCAAACCGAGGGAAACATACCAATGGTTCCCAATTTTTCAT AACAACAAAACCTGCTCCTCATCTAGATGG TGTGCACGTTGTCTTTGGACTGGTTATTTCTGGGTTTGAAGTCATAGAACAGATAGAAAATCTCAAAACTGATACTGCAAGCAGGCCCTACGCAGATGTCCGAGTCATTGACTGTGGGGTGCTGGTCACCAGGTCAGCTAAAGATG CtctggagaagaagaagaaagtttGCTCTGACTCAGAAGCCTCTGAGTCCTCCTCCAGTACATCCAGCTCTTCAGAATCCTCATCTGAGAGCGAGGCTGAGAATGaaaggagcagaaggagaaagaggagaagaagAGCTAAAACCAAACAGTCCAGGAAGCgaaggaaggaggagaggaagaaagaggatCCAAGGTGCAAGCGAACCTCAAGCCAAAGACG CCTTTCTGACAAGAGCGATGTCGCCGACAAAGTCGACCTCAGCACAAAGCGGGACAAGCCCGTGGTACGTCCTGAAGAAATCCCCCCAGTGcctgaaaatagatttttgctCAGAAGAGATGTGCCTGTTGTCAATGTAGAGCCTGAACC GAAGCTTCTTGATGCTGCACCAGTTCTGACTGACCAGAAACCATCAGTCTCTAAATCTGGACgaaaaattaaaggaagagGCACAATA CGCTATCACACCCCGCCGCGCTCCCGCTCCTGCTCCGAGTCCGACGAGGAGGAGAGCAGCGAGACCCCTCCCCACTGGAAGGAGGAGATGCAGAGGCTGCGCACCTACCGAGCGCCCAGCGGGGAGAAATGGAGCAAAGGAGACAA gtTGAGTGATCCCTGTACAAGCAGATGGGATGAGAGAAGTGCATCCCGGAGATCCAGGTCCTGGTCCCATAATGGTTATGCTGATCTAAGCACTGTGAGATACTCTAGCCATCACAAGAAGCacaggaaagagaagaagaaggtgaagcataaaaagaaatctaaaaggCAGAAGCATTTCAAGAAGCACAAgcaaacaaagagaaagaaaacatcagcCTCCTCAGATGTAGAATCCTCTCATTCTTTCCACAGGAGGACAAAATCCTCTTGTGATCGTGAGAGGAAAACTCGTTCTTCCTCATTGTCTTCCAGGCGTTCATCCAGGAGAGACTGGTCTAAATCTGATAAGGAAGACCAGAGCTTGTCATCTTCATCAAGCAGAGGGTCTCGATCGTACTACAGGTCCAGATCCAGGTCTAGATCTAAATCGAGATCTTACTCCAGAAGAAGTTCTAGATCAAGATCAGCCTCTAAATCATCGCGATCTCGAAGTAGGTCACGGTCAAGTTCTAACCCCAGGCAGCAAAAGACTGTTCCAAATTCTCCACGAAATATTTCAGCGCGGTTAAATGACGCCAAGCTGACCAAGACTGCTGAGCCTGTCCGAGCAGTGGTACTGCCCAGTGACAAGGTTATTGTGCCACCAGTTGTCCCAGAAAACCTCCCTGTCATACCCTTAAGTGACAGTCCCCCACCTTCAAGGTGGAAACCTGGGCAGAAGCCTTGGAAGCCATCGTACGAGCGAATTCAGGAGATGAAAGCTAAAACAACCCACTTAATTCCCACCCAAACTAATTACAATTTAGTGGTCGTTAAGGAGGCCAACACTTCTTCGTCCTACCGCAAGCAGGAGAGGAGCTCCGAGAGCGATCGGAGCGGTTACTCCAAAGGCCGCAGTGACAGGAGCTCGGAGAGCTGGCCGAGGTCCAGGAGCAGATCCTCTCGAAGCCGCTCATACTCAAGATCTTACTCAAGGTCTAGAAGCCCGTCGAGCTCGAGGACAAAATCTCCTTCTTCTGGCAGGTCACCATCCCCGAGTAAGTACCGCAGTGACAGGTCGGGGTACAGCGAGTCCACGTCCGACTATTCCCTCAGCGATGAGGACAGGCGCAGGAGCAAAAGGAAATCCACATCCAGTGATCCCAAAGCTCGGGACCTCAAACTGAGGCAGGAAACGAGCTCTGAGAGCACTTTGCCTTACAAGCATCCAAAGGACTATGACGAGTCTTCCCAAGGGTTGAAGGAGAGTGACAGTTTGTCATCCTCAGACTTCTCCTCCGACAGCGAGCGCTCTGCCAAAGCCAAAGCGGTCCAAGAAAAAGAAGGCCGCTTTCCATCAGAAGGGGATGCTGAGAAACAGGATAAAAACAGCTTAAGTTCTGAGAGAGGGGAGGAGAAAGCCAAGGGTGAGCAGGATTCTGATCACTCTAAAATGAAAGCAGCTAAGGAGAAATGCTCGGAGCAGCCCAGAGGTGGTGCAAAAACGAAACGTAAATCCTACTCAGGTAGCAAATGGGACTCGGAGTCGAATTCCGAAAGAGGAGAGGCAAAGCGTAACAGGGGAGACTCCAGACCCTCCTCTGGGAAAGAAGAAGGAGAGGCCACCTCAGGGTCTGACACGGAGCTTAACGTTAccaaaaggataaaaaaacaGTCGAATTCCTCAGAGGCTGTCTTGAGCTCTGACTGTGCATGGAAGACAAGCAAACAGTTGTCATCTTCTGAATCTGAGAGTTCTTGTTCCAGCTCAGCAGACACTCGAGGCAAGTCAAAAAAACACAAACGTGGCTTGAAGAAGACTCCTAAAAAATCACAttccaaaaaagcaaaagaaaaatcgaaaggcaaaaaggagaaaaaacacaaagttcagaaaagaaaagaaatgtttcattgGCAGCCCCCCCTTGAGTTTGGGGAAGAAGAGGACGATGAGATAAATGACAAGCCGGTTACCAAGgatgataaaaaagaaaagcagcttagCAGGGACATAAAGGATAAAAAACAAGTTTATGAAAAGGATGAAATAGTCACAGATAAAATGGGAAATGGTGAAAAGTCGTGTGCGAATGAAAACCTTTTAGATAAAACCACCACATGTGGGGCCTCGCCAGATCGCAGCAACCTTAATAAAGAGCCCATTGAAACAAGCACTTCAGCTGGTATTTTAAACTCAGGAATAAACGTGGCTGCCTGCAAGAGTGAGATTAAacaagctgaagaaaataacCAGAATGGGCTGGAAGATGTTATTCAGACAGATGACAACATGGAGATTTGTACTCCGGATCGTAACTCGCCGGGGAAGGTGGATGTGGATGTTTTGTCTCCTATCGTTCTCACTGCTAAACCTTTAAGTGCTGCTGTAAAAAAAGAGTTACAGGTTGAGACCCCTGAGCAAGATGCTGTCAAACTGGGAAACAGCATAAGAGACTTCATTaatattaaagaagaaaaagagacaggaaggcaagaaaatATCTCTGCTCCTGTGTCTGGTGCTAAAGACTgtagttttaaaaatgaaatttctgaaaatacacCAAGCAATATGATTGACAATAAATGGAAGCCTTTGCAAGGTGTTGGTAACTTAAAACCAGCAACAATTAGTAcagccacagaggttaaaaatGTAGTGTCAGTACCAGAGCCTAAACCAGCAGGTTTAAGaattgaaataaaagcaaaaaataaagtaagGCCTGGGTCTCTTTTTGATGAAGTGAGGAAAACAGCCCGGCTAAATCGTCGGCCAAGGAACCAAGAAAGTTCCAGTGAGGAGGAATCTCCAGGCAGAGATGACAACAGCCCTTCCAGGAGTCTCAGCAGGTCACGAAGTAAATCTGAGTCTAAATCCAGACACAGAACAAGGTCCATGTCCTACAGCCACTCGAGAAGTCGATCCCGAAGTTCTACATATTCATATAG GTCCAGGAGCTATTCGAGGAGCCGGAGCCGGGGCTGGTACAGCAGGGATCGCTCGCGGAGCCGGAGCAGCTCCTACCACAGCTACAAGAGCCGCAG TCGGAGCTATAGCAGGAGCCGATCCAGGAGCAGTTCCTATGGTCACCACAGTCGATCCAG CAGGTCCTACACCTATGACAGTTACTACAGCAGGAGTCggagcaggagcaagaggagtgACAGCTACCGGAGATCTCGGAGTTACGACCGGAGATCCAG gTCCTACGGCTCCGACAGCGACAGCGATCGCAGCTACTCCAACAACAGGAGCCCCAGTGAGAGCAGCAGATACAGCTGA
- the NKTR gene encoding NK-tumor recognition protein isoform X7 — MQRLRTYRAPSGEKWSKGDKLSDPCTSRWDERSASRRSRSWSHNGYADLSTVRYSSHHKKHRKEKKKVKHKKKSKRQKHFKKHKQTKRKKTSASSDVESSHSFHRRTKSSCDRERKTRSSSLSSRRSSRRDWSKSDKEDQSLSSSSSRGSRSYYRSRSRSRSKSRSYSRRSSRSRSASKSSRSRSRSRSSSNPRQQKTVPNSPRNISARLNDAKLTKTAEPVRAVVLPSDKVIVPPVVPENLPVIPLSDSPPPSRWKPGQKPWKPSYERIQEMKAKTTHLIPTQTNYNLVVVKEANTSSSYRKQERSSESDRSGYSKGRSDRSSESWPRSRSRSSRSRSYSRSYSRSRSPSSSRTKSPSSGRSPSPSKYRSDRSGYSESTSDYSLSDEDRRRSKRKSTSSDPKARDLKLRQETSSESTLPYKHPKDYDESSQGLKESDSLSSSDFSSDSERSAKAKAVQEKEGRFPSEGDAEKQDKNSLSSERGEEKAKGEQDSDHSKMKAAKEKCSEQPRGGAKTKRKSYSGSKWDSESNSERGEAKRNRGDSRPSSGKEEGEATSGSDTELNVTKRIKKQSNSSEAVLSSDCAWKTSKQLSSSESESSCSSSADTRGKSKKHKRGLKKTPKKSHSKKAKEKSKGKKEKKHKVQKRKEMFHWQPPLEFGEEEDDEINDKPVTKDDKKEKQLSRDIKDKKQVYEKDEIVTDKMGNGEKSCANENLLDKTTTCGASPDRSNLNKEPIETSTSAGILNSGINVAACKSEIKQAEENNQNGLEDVIQTDDNMEICTPDRNSPGKVDVDVLSPIVLTAKPLSAAVKKELQVETPEQDAVKLGNSIRDFINIKEEKETGRQENISAPVSGAKDCSFKNEISENTPSNMIDNKWKPLQGVGNLKPATISTATEVKNVVSVPEPKPAGLRIEIKAKNKVRPGSLFDEVRKTARLNRRPRNQESSSEEESPGRDDNSPSRSLSRSRSKSESKSRHRTRSMSYSHSRSRSRSSTYSYRSRSYSRSRSRGWYSRDRSRSRSSSYHSYKSRSRSYSRSRSRSSSYGHHSRSSRSYTYDSYYSRSRSRSKRSDSYRRSRSYDRRSRSYGSDSDSDRSYSNNRSPSESSRYS; from the exons ATGCAGAGGCTGCGCACCTACCGAGCGCCCAGCGGGGAGAAATGGAGCAAAGGAGACAA gtTGAGTGATCCCTGTACAAGCAGATGGGATGAGAGAAGTGCATCCCGGAGATCCAGGTCCTGGTCCCATAATGGTTATGCTGATCTAAGCACTGTGAGATACTCTAGCCATCACAAGAAGCacaggaaagagaagaagaaggtgaagcataaaaagaaatctaaaaggCAGAAGCATTTCAAGAAGCACAAgcaaacaaagagaaagaaaacatcagcCTCCTCAGATGTAGAATCCTCTCATTCTTTCCACAGGAGGACAAAATCCTCTTGTGATCGTGAGAGGAAAACTCGTTCTTCCTCATTGTCTTCCAGGCGTTCATCCAGGAGAGACTGGTCTAAATCTGATAAGGAAGACCAGAGCTTGTCATCTTCATCAAGCAGAGGGTCTCGATCGTACTACAGGTCCAGATCCAGGTCTAGATCTAAATCGAGATCTTACTCCAGAAGAAGTTCTAGATCAAGATCAGCCTCTAAATCATCGCGATCTCGAAGTAGGTCACGGTCAAGTTCTAACCCCAGGCAGCAAAAGACTGTTCCAAATTCTCCACGAAATATTTCAGCGCGGTTAAATGACGCCAAGCTGACCAAGACTGCTGAGCCTGTCCGAGCAGTGGTACTGCCCAGTGACAAGGTTATTGTGCCACCAGTTGTCCCAGAAAACCTCCCTGTCATACCCTTAAGTGACAGTCCCCCACCTTCAAGGTGGAAACCTGGGCAGAAGCCTTGGAAGCCATCGTACGAGCGAATTCAGGAGATGAAAGCTAAAACAACCCACTTAATTCCCACCCAAACTAATTACAATTTAGTGGTCGTTAAGGAGGCCAACACTTCTTCGTCCTACCGCAAGCAGGAGAGGAGCTCCGAGAGCGATCGGAGCGGTTACTCCAAAGGCCGCAGTGACAGGAGCTCGGAGAGCTGGCCGAGGTCCAGGAGCAGATCCTCTCGAAGCCGCTCATACTCAAGATCTTACTCAAGGTCTAGAAGCCCGTCGAGCTCGAGGACAAAATCTCCTTCTTCTGGCAGGTCACCATCCCCGAGTAAGTACCGCAGTGACAGGTCGGGGTACAGCGAGTCCACGTCCGACTATTCCCTCAGCGATGAGGACAGGCGCAGGAGCAAAAGGAAATCCACATCCAGTGATCCCAAAGCTCGGGACCTCAAACTGAGGCAGGAAACGAGCTCTGAGAGCACTTTGCCTTACAAGCATCCAAAGGACTATGACGAGTCTTCCCAAGGGTTGAAGGAGAGTGACAGTTTGTCATCCTCAGACTTCTCCTCCGACAGCGAGCGCTCTGCCAAAGCCAAAGCGGTCCAAGAAAAAGAAGGCCGCTTTCCATCAGAAGGGGATGCTGAGAAACAGGATAAAAACAGCTTAAGTTCTGAGAGAGGGGAGGAGAAAGCCAAGGGTGAGCAGGATTCTGATCACTCTAAAATGAAAGCAGCTAAGGAGAAATGCTCGGAGCAGCCCAGAGGTGGTGCAAAAACGAAACGTAAATCCTACTCAGGTAGCAAATGGGACTCGGAGTCGAATTCCGAAAGAGGAGAGGCAAAGCGTAACAGGGGAGACTCCAGACCCTCCTCTGGGAAAGAAGAAGGAGAGGCCACCTCAGGGTCTGACACGGAGCTTAACGTTAccaaaaggataaaaaaacaGTCGAATTCCTCAGAGGCTGTCTTGAGCTCTGACTGTGCATGGAAGACAAGCAAACAGTTGTCATCTTCTGAATCTGAGAGTTCTTGTTCCAGCTCAGCAGACACTCGAGGCAAGTCAAAAAAACACAAACGTGGCTTGAAGAAGACTCCTAAAAAATCACAttccaaaaaagcaaaagaaaaatcgaaaggcaaaaaggagaaaaaacacaaagttcagaaaagaaaagaaatgtttcattgGCAGCCCCCCCTTGAGTTTGGGGAAGAAGAGGACGATGAGATAAATGACAAGCCGGTTACCAAGgatgataaaaaagaaaagcagcttagCAGGGACATAAAGGATAAAAAACAAGTTTATGAAAAGGATGAAATAGTCACAGATAAAATGGGAAATGGTGAAAAGTCGTGTGCGAATGAAAACCTTTTAGATAAAACCACCACATGTGGGGCCTCGCCAGATCGCAGCAACCTTAATAAAGAGCCCATTGAAACAAGCACTTCAGCTGGTATTTTAAACTCAGGAATAAACGTGGCTGCCTGCAAGAGTGAGATTAAacaagctgaagaaaataacCAGAATGGGCTGGAAGATGTTATTCAGACAGATGACAACATGGAGATTTGTACTCCGGATCGTAACTCGCCGGGGAAGGTGGATGTGGATGTTTTGTCTCCTATCGTTCTCACTGCTAAACCTTTAAGTGCTGCTGTAAAAAAAGAGTTACAGGTTGAGACCCCTGAGCAAGATGCTGTCAAACTGGGAAACAGCATAAGAGACTTCATTaatattaaagaagaaaaagagacaggaaggcaagaaaatATCTCTGCTCCTGTGTCTGGTGCTAAAGACTgtagttttaaaaatgaaatttctgaaaatacacCAAGCAATATGATTGACAATAAATGGAAGCCTTTGCAAGGTGTTGGTAACTTAAAACCAGCAACAATTAGTAcagccacagaggttaaaaatGTAGTGTCAGTACCAGAGCCTAAACCAGCAGGTTTAAGaattgaaataaaagcaaaaaataaagtaagGCCTGGGTCTCTTTTTGATGAAGTGAGGAAAACAGCCCGGCTAAATCGTCGGCCAAGGAACCAAGAAAGTTCCAGTGAGGAGGAATCTCCAGGCAGAGATGACAACAGCCCTTCCAGGAGTCTCAGCAGGTCACGAAGTAAATCTGAGTCTAAATCCAGACACAGAACAAGGTCCATGTCCTACAGCCACTCGAGAAGTCGATCCCGAAGTTCTACATATTCATATAG GTCCAGGAGCTATTCGAGGAGCCGGAGCCGGGGCTGGTACAGCAGGGATCGCTCGCGGAGCCGGAGCAGCTCCTACCACAGCTACAAGAGCCGCAG TCGGAGCTATAGCAGGAGCCGATCCAGGAGCAGTTCCTATGGTCACCACAGTCGATCCAG CAGGTCCTACACCTATGACAGTTACTACAGCAGGAGTCggagcaggagcaagaggagtgACAGCTACCGGAGATCTCGGAGTTACGACCGGAGATCCAG gTCCTACGGCTCCGACAGCGACAGCGATCGCAGCTACTCCAACAACAGGAGCCCCAGTGAGAGCAGCAGATACAGCTGA